In Arthrobacter sp. PAMC25284, a single genomic region encodes these proteins:
- a CDS encoding transcriptional regulator: MSAPTDHPRHKLNELIHSPVRFSIMAALARAESLDFKDLRDAIQVSDSVLSKQLSVLEKAGYVKIKKAFAGKMPRTSAGLTADGRLAWTGHLQTLRDIAGG, translated from the coding sequence ATGAGCGCTCCCACGGACCACCCCCGTCACAAGCTCAACGAGCTCATCCACTCACCGGTCCGCTTTTCCATCATGGCGGCGCTGGCGCGCGCAGAATCCTTGGACTTCAAAGACCTCCGCGACGCTATTCAGGTCAGCGATTCCGTCCTCAGTAAACAACTGTCCGTCCTGGAAAAGGCCGGCTACGTGAAGATCAAGAAGGCTTTCGCCGGGAAAATGCCGCGAACGTCGGCGGGTTTGACCGCGGACGGACGCCTCGCCTGGACTGGACACCTGCAAACCCTGCGGGACATCGCAGGAGGCTAG
- a CDS encoding bifunctional cytochrome P450/NADPH--P450 reductase: MSSPSVPIPQPPTRPVVGNLPDIDSSQGILGLSEVVEQYGPIVRIQFFNRSIVVICSQQLVNEVCDESRFGKVVGVALRQVRDFAGDGLFTADTQDPNWQKAHRILMPAFGPAALVRMFTGMDDIAEQLLLKWERLGPAARIDVADSATRLTLDTIALCSFSYRFNSLYREEAHPFVGAMARALFESQERARRLPVANKIMLRKRHQLDEDMALMFEVAEQIISDRRRHPSPAGSEDILDTMLNAADPVTGERLAEENIRHQMVTFLIAGHETTSGLLSFVMYELLRHPGVLAKARAQVDEVLGTADARFEHLPRLGYLDQILKETLRLWPTAPAFNVAAHQDTMIGGRYAVPAGQPILVMIPQLHRDPAAWGEDAGIFDPDRFSPDRAAAIPANAWKPFGNGQRSCIGRGFALQEAMLFLAKLLQRFDITPADPGYQLHIKHTLTMKPEGLFIHVHRRDGRIGAAPDRAAVEQVLPADAPAAAAANGIPLRVLYGSNAGTSKDFAQRIANDAGQRGYSPAISPLDEATGGLPREGLVAIVVSSYEGQPPDNARKFVAWTEGLQPGNLARVQYTVFGNGNKDWARTYQEVPKAIDARLEAAGAARIYPRGAANARGDFFGDFDEWYAGFWPAVDAVFEQTTSTPAAQPQLDIQFVGNVRDPLLRQNGLALGTVVANRELVDMTRPGTRSKRHVEIALPDGMGYRTGDYLAVLPLSPNDLVQRALTRFNLDYDSHVVLTMEQGSTFLPTGTPVTVGELLSSYVELAVPATRTQLEHLAGVAPDPAQRSDLESLAQDRRRHAAEILEKRVSLLDLLEMYPSCQLPFTSFLTLLTQLTPRRYSISSSPLWSPDHATLTFSVIRDPAWSGRGIFEGASSTYLAQARPGSKIAVTVRPSNTAFHPPESLAVPLIMVCAGTGVAPFRGFVQERALRAQTEDTTPARSLLFFGCRAAETDFLYQEEFAAWAKEANLDLRPAFSTSPDGGPKYVQDRLWEDRADVVELVKQGATVYVCGDGKYMAPQVRDTCALIYQEATGASEADAAEWMDGVERTHGRYVADIFT, translated from the coding sequence ATGTCTTCGCCCAGCGTCCCAATTCCCCAGCCTCCCACGCGGCCGGTGGTCGGCAACCTCCCCGATATCGACTCCAGCCAGGGAATCCTGGGGCTATCCGAAGTGGTCGAGCAGTATGGCCCCATTGTCCGGATCCAGTTTTTCAACCGCAGCATTGTCGTCATCTGCTCCCAACAGCTCGTCAATGAAGTCTGCGACGAATCCCGTTTCGGCAAGGTGGTGGGCGTTGCCCTTCGGCAGGTGCGGGACTTCGCCGGCGACGGCCTGTTCACCGCAGACACCCAGGATCCCAACTGGCAAAAGGCCCACCGGATCCTGATGCCGGCGTTCGGGCCGGCCGCGCTGGTGCGGATGTTCACCGGCATGGACGACATCGCCGAGCAGCTGCTGCTTAAATGGGAACGGCTCGGCCCCGCGGCCAGGATCGACGTCGCGGACAGCGCCACCCGCCTGACGCTGGACACCATCGCCCTGTGCTCGTTCAGCTACCGGTTCAACAGTCTCTACCGGGAAGAGGCACACCCCTTCGTCGGCGCCATGGCCCGCGCCCTGTTCGAATCCCAGGAGCGGGCGCGCAGGCTGCCGGTTGCCAACAAGATCATGCTGCGCAAGCGGCACCAGCTCGACGAAGATATGGCCTTGATGTTCGAGGTCGCGGAGCAGATCATCAGCGACCGGCGTCGCCATCCGAGTCCGGCGGGCAGCGAAGACATCCTCGACACCATGCTCAACGCGGCGGACCCGGTCACCGGTGAGCGGCTAGCCGAGGAAAACATCCGACACCAGATGGTCACCTTCCTGATCGCCGGGCATGAGACAACGAGCGGCCTGCTCTCCTTCGTGATGTATGAACTGCTGCGCCACCCGGGCGTACTGGCGAAGGCCCGCGCGCAGGTTGACGAGGTCCTGGGCACCGCAGACGCCCGGTTCGAGCACCTGCCCCGGCTGGGATATCTGGATCAGATCCTCAAGGAAACGCTGCGGCTGTGGCCTACCGCCCCCGCGTTCAACGTCGCTGCGCACCAGGACACCATGATCGGCGGCCGCTATGCGGTCCCCGCCGGCCAGCCCATCCTGGTGATGATCCCGCAACTGCACCGGGATCCGGCAGCGTGGGGCGAGGACGCCGGGATCTTCGATCCAGACCGGTTCTCCCCGGACCGGGCCGCGGCAATCCCCGCGAACGCATGGAAGCCCTTCGGCAACGGGCAGCGCTCCTGCATCGGACGGGGATTCGCGCTGCAGGAGGCCATGCTGTTCCTGGCCAAGCTCCTGCAGCGCTTCGACATCACGCCCGCCGACCCCGGCTATCAACTGCACATCAAGCACACCCTGACGATGAAGCCCGAAGGGCTGTTCATCCACGTGCACCGCCGTGACGGCCGGATCGGCGCGGCGCCGGACCGGGCCGCCGTCGAACAGGTCCTGCCGGCGGACGCGCCCGCCGCGGCCGCGGCTAACGGTATCCCGCTTCGGGTGCTCTACGGTTCCAATGCGGGCACGTCCAAAGACTTCGCCCAACGCATCGCGAACGACGCCGGACAGCGCGGCTACAGCCCCGCGATCAGTCCGCTCGACGAGGCAACCGGCGGACTCCCGCGGGAGGGACTCGTGGCGATCGTGGTTTCCTCCTACGAGGGACAGCCTCCAGATAACGCCCGCAAGTTCGTGGCCTGGACCGAGGGACTGCAGCCGGGCAACCTCGCACGGGTCCAGTACACGGTCTTCGGCAACGGCAACAAGGACTGGGCCCGGACCTACCAGGAGGTGCCCAAAGCCATCGACGCCAGGCTGGAGGCCGCTGGCGCCGCGCGGATCTATCCCCGCGGTGCGGCCAATGCGCGCGGCGACTTCTTCGGGGATTTTGACGAATGGTACGCCGGGTTCTGGCCCGCTGTGGACGCCGTCTTCGAACAGACCACCAGTACGCCGGCCGCGCAGCCCCAGCTTGATATCCAATTCGTGGGAAACGTCCGGGACCCACTGCTGCGCCAGAACGGGCTGGCGCTTGGTACGGTCGTCGCGAACCGGGAGCTGGTCGATATGACCCGGCCCGGTACCCGGTCCAAGCGTCATGTCGAGATCGCCTTGCCCGATGGCATGGGCTACCGGACCGGCGATTATCTGGCCGTGCTCCCGCTCAGTCCCAACGACCTCGTCCAGCGTGCGCTGACCCGCTTTAACCTCGACTACGACTCACACGTGGTGCTGACCATGGAGCAGGGATCCACGTTCCTGCCCACCGGCACGCCCGTGACCGTGGGCGAACTGCTGAGCAGCTACGTCGAACTTGCGGTCCCCGCCACCCGGACCCAGCTCGAGCACCTGGCCGGCGTCGCCCCGGATCCGGCCCAGCGCAGCGACCTTGAGTCCCTGGCGCAGGACCGCAGGCGCCACGCGGCCGAGATTCTCGAAAAGCGCGTCTCGCTGCTCGACCTGCTGGAAATGTATCCGTCCTGCCAATTGCCGTTCACTTCGTTCCTAACCCTGCTGACGCAACTGACTCCGCGGCGCTACTCGATCTCCTCCTCCCCGCTGTGGAGCCCCGACCACGCGACCCTGACCTTCTCCGTGATCCGGGATCCTGCGTGGTCCGGCCGCGGCATCTTCGAGGGGGCCTCGTCGACCTATCTCGCCCAGGCAAGGCCCGGGTCCAAGATCGCGGTCACGGTGCGCCCCTCGAATACGGCGTTCCACCCGCCCGAGTCCCTGGCGGTGCCGCTCATCATGGTCTGTGCCGGGACCGGGGTGGCGCCGTTCCGCGGATTCGTCCAGGAACGGGCTCTCCGGGCGCAGACAGAGGATACGACGCCGGCGCGTTCCCTGCTGTTCTTCGGCTGCAGGGCAGCGGAGACCGATTTCCTGTACCAGGAGGAATTTGCCGCATGGGCCAAGGAGGCCAATCTCGACCTCCGGCCGGCCTTCTCCACTTCCCCCGATGGAGGCCCCAAGTACGTCCAGGACCGGCTCTGGGAAGACCGGGCTGACGTCGTCGAATTGGTCAAACAGGGCGCCACGGTTTACGTCTGCGGCGACGGCAAGTACATGGCCCCGCAGGTCCGGGACACCTGCGCACTGATCTACCAGGAAGCGACCGGCGCGTCCGAGGCCGACGCCGCGGAATGGATGGATGGCGTGGAACGCACCCACGGCAGGTACGTGGCCGATATTTTCACCTGA
- a CDS encoding nitronate monooxygenase — translation MRSEESGASATYKAALADPARTGTVMTTAFSGRPARALRNEFVERFHAVAPLGYPALHHLTSPIRKAAAAAGDQENINIWAGAGYRDASNESASVILRRLGGR, via the coding sequence CTGCGGTCAGAGGAAAGTGGCGCGTCGGCGACTTACAAGGCAGCACTGGCCGACCCTGCCAGGACCGGGACGGTGATGACGACTGCCTTCTCCGGGCGGCCGGCTCGTGCGCTGCGCAACGAGTTTGTGGAGCGCTTCCATGCTGTGGCGCCCTTGGGCTACCCGGCACTGCACCATCTGACCAGCCCAATCCGGAAGGCAGCCGCGGCAGCCGGAGACCAGGAAAACATCAATATCTGGGCTGGAGCCGGCTATCGGGACGCATCGAACGAATCTGCTTCCGTCATTCTGCGGCGCCTGGGCGGGCGATAA
- a CDS encoding PadR family transcriptional regulator, which produces MRNSFPAGGFGGNNIDGMWQAVEELRSRFEKGSGTRAGRGEVRSAVLALLAERPMHGYQIIREIEERSRGSWKPSAGSVYPTLQLLADEGFISAEESNGRKIYSLTEAGREDVAGADTSAPWESTGPASGTGFAALPKAGIELAQAASQVGRTGSPKQVQEAVKVLDDARRRLYSILAQD; this is translated from the coding sequence ATGCGTAATTCATTCCCGGCGGGCGGATTCGGCGGCAACAACATCGACGGCATGTGGCAGGCCGTTGAGGAGTTGCGTTCACGGTTCGAGAAGGGCTCGGGAACCCGCGCCGGTCGCGGCGAGGTGCGCTCGGCGGTGCTGGCCCTGCTCGCTGAGCGGCCCATGCACGGCTACCAGATCATCCGTGAAATCGAGGAGCGCAGCCGTGGCAGCTGGAAGCCAAGTGCCGGCTCCGTCTATCCCACTTTGCAACTGTTGGCCGATGAGGGGTTCATCAGCGCCGAGGAATCCAATGGCCGCAAGATCTACTCACTGACCGAAGCGGGCCGGGAGGACGTCGCGGGTGCCGATACGTCGGCGCCGTGGGAGTCAACGGGTCCGGCCTCCGGCACCGGGTTCGCGGCGCTGCCCAAGGCTGGCATCGAGCTCGCGCAGGCCGCGTCCCAGGTGGGTCGGACCGGCTCGCCGAAGCAGGTGCAGGAGGCCGTGAAGGTGCTTGACGACGCACGTCGTCGGCTGTACTCCATCCTCGCCCAGGACTGA
- a CDS encoding AarF/ABC1/UbiB kinase family protein, translating to MTSDRRDRADPVPGAGDTRARYRRILRFAAWHLAVTWWFELVLPRVGLVRIAERTRTKRMLRFAQRFRVLAVDLGGLMIKVGQFLSSRLDVLPPEITAELEGLQDEVPPVPFSAIRTLAEAELGAPLDQVFASVEEAPIAAASFGQAHRAQLLHTDAADTGLDSVVVKVQRPGIEAIVDVDLAALRKVGGWLSHIRLVSNRADMPALVEEFAQISLEEIDYRQEAANSVRFAADFADDGRVAVPDVVWERSTRRVLTLEDVTAIKITDSAALRAAGIDPAQVAPVFASVMFDQLFTNGFFHADPHPGNIFVTPTADLTAEHPWKLTFIDFGMMGEVPTSTRSGLRKLLIAAASRDGKGLVAAISDVGVLVPSADTAELERALTHAFARFGGMGFAELREVDPREFLDFAVEFGDLVRSLPFQLPENFLLIIRAMSLTSGVCSSLDARFNLWDSVEPYAAQLLRDERGNIVQDVAQQALDAAGLALRLPKRLDGLLTRIEDGSLSVANPRLERQMARLDRTAQRAASALIFGALLIAGAVVRANDTVLGSVLMIVSVVPLLHGLWVGRRGL from the coding sequence GTGACGTCCGATCGTCGGGACCGGGCAGATCCGGTACCCGGCGCCGGGGACACCCGTGCCCGTTACCGGCGGATCCTGCGCTTTGCCGCGTGGCACCTCGCGGTGACCTGGTGGTTTGAGCTCGTCCTCCCCCGCGTCGGGCTGGTCAGGATCGCCGAACGCACCCGGACCAAGAGGATGCTGCGCTTCGCGCAACGCTTCCGTGTGCTCGCGGTGGACCTTGGCGGCCTGATGATTAAGGTGGGTCAGTTCCTGTCATCCAGGCTCGATGTGCTTCCGCCGGAAATCACCGCCGAATTGGAAGGTCTGCAGGACGAGGTGCCCCCCGTCCCGTTCAGCGCAATCCGCACTCTTGCCGAGGCGGAGCTGGGTGCGCCGCTGGATCAGGTGTTCGCCTCGGTTGAGGAGGCGCCAATCGCCGCCGCCTCCTTCGGGCAGGCGCACCGGGCACAGCTTCTTCACACCGATGCCGCCGACACCGGGCTCGACAGCGTTGTCGTGAAGGTGCAACGGCCGGGCATCGAGGCAATCGTCGACGTCGATCTGGCCGCACTGCGCAAAGTGGGCGGCTGGCTCAGCCACATCCGCCTCGTGTCCAATCGTGCGGACATGCCCGCACTGGTCGAGGAGTTTGCGCAGATCAGTCTCGAGGAAATCGACTACCGGCAGGAGGCGGCCAATTCAGTACGCTTTGCTGCCGACTTTGCCGACGACGGCAGGGTGGCTGTGCCCGACGTCGTCTGGGAGCGGAGCACGCGCCGTGTGCTCACCCTCGAAGATGTCACGGCCATCAAGATCACCGATTCGGCTGCGCTTCGGGCGGCGGGCATCGATCCGGCGCAGGTTGCCCCGGTTTTCGCGTCGGTCATGTTCGACCAGCTGTTCACGAACGGCTTTTTCCACGCCGATCCGCACCCCGGCAATATCTTTGTCACTCCGACTGCCGATTTAACGGCGGAGCACCCCTGGAAGCTGACGTTCATCGACTTCGGCATGATGGGCGAGGTTCCGACCAGCACCCGCAGCGGCCTGCGGAAGCTGCTGATCGCGGCGGCCTCGCGTGACGGGAAGGGGTTGGTGGCCGCGATCAGCGATGTGGGTGTGCTGGTGCCCTCGGCCGACACGGCCGAGCTTGAGCGGGCGCTGACGCACGCGTTCGCCCGGTTTGGCGGGATGGGCTTCGCCGAGCTTCGCGAAGTGGATCCGCGGGAGTTCCTAGATTTCGCGGTGGAGTTCGGCGACCTGGTCCGCTCGCTGCCGTTCCAGTTGCCGGAGAACTTCCTGCTCATCATCCGCGCGATGTCACTGACGTCGGGGGTGTGCAGCTCGCTGGACGCACGGTTCAATCTGTGGGACTCGGTCGAACCCTATGCGGCGCAGCTGCTGCGCGACGAGCGAGGCAACATCGTCCAGGACGTGGCCCAACAGGCGCTCGACGCCGCCGGGCTCGCCCTGCGTCTGCCCAAACGCCTCGATGGGCTTCTTACCCGGATCGAGGACGGATCACTGTCGGTTGCCAACCCGCGCCTCGAACGGCAGATGGCACGGCTTGACCGCACGGCGCAGCGAGCGGCATCGGCACTGATCTTCGGTGCCCTGCTCATCGCAGGAGCCGTGGTCCGGGCAAACGACACGGTGCTCGGCAGCGTGCTGATGATCGTGTCTGTGGTTCCGCTGCTGCACGGGCTCTGGGTGGGGCGCCGCGGCCTCTAG
- a CDS encoding 3-oxoacyl-ACP synthase III, translating into MIGNATFRHRNTALLSVSSVEAPKVVSSAEFDHMLAPTLQRLKFPPNLLERVAGITHRRWWTPGTSFDDAATEAGAKALAESGVAASEVGLLINTSVTRRSLEPSVAVKIHHGLGMPSSAMNFDVANACLGFINGITLAANMIDSGQIKYAVIVNGEDAQPTQEATLARLQRPETTRADFHREFATLTLGSGAAAAVLGPADQHPGAHRIIGGVMRAGTEHHELCVGGLDGMATDTKGLLDGGLQLVVDAWREAQPEWNWASMDRYVTHQVSNAYTQAIIGAIGLDPDKVPITFPHWGNVGPASLPMTLAAEAQTLGTGDRVLCVGVGSGLNTAMVEIVW; encoded by the coding sequence TTGATAGGGAATGCGACCTTCCGGCACCGCAATACCGCCTTGCTATCGGTAAGCAGCGTCGAGGCCCCGAAGGTCGTCAGTTCCGCGGAGTTCGACCACATGCTGGCACCGACGCTGCAGCGCCTGAAGTTCCCCCCGAACCTGCTCGAACGGGTCGCCGGCATCACGCACCGGCGCTGGTGGACCCCGGGGACATCGTTTGACGACGCGGCCACCGAGGCGGGCGCGAAGGCCTTGGCCGAGTCCGGCGTCGCAGCGTCCGAGGTGGGCCTGCTGATCAACACTTCCGTCACGCGCCGCAGCCTCGAACCGTCCGTCGCGGTGAAGATCCACCACGGACTTGGCATGCCGTCGTCAGCCATGAACTTCGACGTGGCCAACGCATGCCTCGGATTCATCAACGGCATAACCCTGGCGGCGAACATGATCGACTCCGGCCAGATCAAGTACGCGGTGATCGTCAACGGTGAGGATGCCCAACCCACGCAGGAGGCCACCCTGGCCCGGCTGCAGCGACCCGAGACGACCCGGGCTGACTTCCACCGGGAATTCGCCACGCTCACCCTGGGTTCCGGAGCCGCCGCTGCCGTCCTGGGCCCGGCGGACCAGCACCCCGGAGCGCATCGGATCATCGGCGGCGTGATGCGCGCCGGCACCGAACATCATGAACTCTGTGTGGGCGGACTCGACGGCATGGCCACCGACACCAAGGGCCTGCTCGACGGCGGCCTGCAGCTCGTGGTCGATGCCTGGCGCGAGGCCCAACCGGAGTGGAACTGGGCCTCGATGGACCGGTACGTCACGCACCAAGTGAGCAATGCCTACACGCAGGCCATCATTGGAGCCATCGGCCTGGACCCGGACAAGGTGCCGATCACGTTTCCGCACTGGGGCAACGTGGGCCCGGCGTCGCTCCCGATGACTCTCGCAGCCGAAGCGCAGACCCTCGGAACCGGCGACCGTGTTCTATGCGTGGGTGTCGGGTCCGGCCTGAACACCGCCATGGTGGAAATTGTATGGTGA
- a CDS encoding NAD(P)-dependent oxidoreductase — MRVLVTGASGLLGGEVARVLVRQGHAVTTFQRRPAEVDGAVDIAGSITDDNAVARAVAGAEGVIHLAAKVSFTGRAADFDAVNVAGTRRLLRAAREAGVRDLVFVSSPSVANSGAAIAGLGAGPADPVRAHGTYSRTKAEAELLALAADSRQFRVAAVRPHIVWGPGDTQLVERVLDRAGRGRLPLLDAGAALIDTTYVDNAASAIVAALHRMEHIHGRALVVSNGEPRPVGELLAGICVAGGVRAPSWTVPGRLARAAGSVVEKVWTLAARDGEPPMTRFLAEQLSTAHWFDQRETRELLDWTPAVSLDEGLAKLAEYYVVRGR; from the coding sequence ATGAGGGTCCTCGTCACCGGAGCGAGCGGTCTACTCGGAGGTGAAGTGGCCCGGGTGCTGGTCCGGCAGGGCCACGCCGTCACCACATTCCAGCGCCGTCCCGCAGAGGTCGACGGCGCCGTGGACATCGCCGGGTCCATCACCGATGACAACGCCGTCGCTCGCGCCGTCGCGGGTGCGGAGGGCGTCATCCACCTGGCCGCGAAGGTCTCCTTCACCGGACGGGCTGCGGATTTCGACGCGGTGAATGTGGCGGGTACGCGCCGCCTGCTCCGCGCTGCCCGCGAGGCCGGGGTGCGGGACCTGGTGTTCGTCTCCTCCCCCTCCGTGGCAAATTCCGGTGCCGCCATCGCCGGGCTGGGCGCCGGGCCGGCGGATCCGGTCCGCGCGCACGGCACCTACTCGCGCACGAAGGCCGAGGCCGAGTTGCTGGCGCTGGCCGCAGACTCGCGGCAGTTCCGGGTCGCGGCCGTGCGCCCGCACATCGTCTGGGGTCCGGGCGACACACAGCTGGTGGAGCGGGTCCTGGACCGTGCTGGCCGCGGCCGGCTGCCGCTGCTCGACGCCGGCGCGGCCCTGATCGACACCACCTATGTGGACAATGCGGCCTCGGCCATCGTCGCCGCGCTGCACCGGATGGAGCACATCCACGGTAGGGCGCTCGTCGTCAGCAATGGCGAACCGCGGCCGGTCGGCGAACTGTTGGCGGGCATCTGCGTCGCGGGCGGCGTCCGGGCGCCGTCGTGGACGGTGCCGGGCAGACTCGCCCGGGCGGCAGGATCGGTGGTGGAGAAGGTCTGGACTCTGGCTGCCCGGGACGGGGAGCCGCCGATGACCAGGTTCCTCGCCGAGCAGCTTTCGACCGCCCACTGGTTCGACCAGCGCGAGACCCGCGAACTCCTCGACTGGACTCCCGCAGTCTCACTCGACGAGGGCCTGGCGAAGCTGGCGGAGTACTACGTCGTTCGGGGCCGCTAA
- a CDS encoding secretion protein HlyD yields MRVFRRVILPAAWLAVFAVIAVALVKIAFIDGLQTGPAIAGPSAEVAVPVVQASRATVTNTVQVKATVQSDPAVGVRNTAAGLVTHIFLEPGAKVVSGTPLYQVRSEVVPELSASAAMTAGLDGSGSPQSRTAMLPTYRYTDVVASASGELKVLDVLLNQQVNVGQSLGSVDPGTFAVRGSIDAAQQYRLLARPSSAQVSLVGGPAPFTCPSVALVGATSTTEGGGSGGLSGGVSRSVPYAMIGPGSSGGAPEQGGTPTGTLSCAVPAGVEVFAGLGATMTVTAGEAVDVVTVPLTSVEGSVKEGVVWLASPNMNPGPEEAPAGRGSPMDSGGRSADEPQQRKVQLGLNDGSVVEVVSGLAEGESILEFIPGAPAQMSPGSQFGSPAYPMGG; encoded by the coding sequence ATGAGAGTATTCAGGCGTGTCATTTTGCCGGCGGCGTGGCTGGCCGTGTTCGCCGTCATCGCGGTGGCGTTGGTCAAGATCGCGTTCATCGACGGACTGCAAACAGGGCCGGCCATTGCTGGCCCGTCGGCCGAAGTCGCGGTTCCGGTGGTTCAGGCATCCCGTGCGACGGTAACCAACACAGTTCAGGTCAAGGCGACTGTGCAGAGTGATCCGGCGGTGGGCGTCCGCAACACCGCCGCCGGCCTCGTAACGCACATCTTCTTGGAACCCGGGGCGAAAGTGGTTTCGGGAACTCCTCTGTATCAGGTCCGTAGTGAAGTGGTGCCTGAACTGTCGGCTTCTGCCGCCATGACCGCAGGCCTCGACGGGTCGGGGAGCCCGCAGTCGCGGACCGCCATGCTGCCGACCTACAGGTATACCGATGTGGTGGCTTCTGCTTCCGGTGAGCTCAAGGTCTTGGATGTGCTTCTCAACCAGCAGGTCAACGTCGGTCAGTCCTTGGGTTCGGTTGATCCCGGGACTTTCGCCGTCAGGGGCTCTATCGACGCTGCGCAGCAGTACCGGCTCTTGGCCAGGCCCTCGTCAGCTCAGGTATCCCTGGTTGGCGGACCGGCGCCGTTCACTTGCCCGTCGGTCGCCCTGGTGGGTGCGACCAGCACCACAGAAGGCGGTGGTTCCGGCGGGCTCTCCGGCGGGGTCAGCCGCTCCGTTCCCTACGCGATGATAGGCCCGGGATCCAGCGGCGGCGCACCCGAACAGGGCGGGACCCCCACGGGGACGCTCAGCTGCGCCGTCCCCGCCGGGGTTGAGGTCTTCGCTGGACTGGGCGCAACCATGACGGTCACGGCCGGGGAGGCCGTCGACGTCGTGACCGTGCCTCTCACCTCCGTGGAAGGCAGCGTTAAGGAGGGCGTGGTGTGGCTGGCGTCGCCGAACATGAACCCCGGCCCGGAAGAGGCACCGGCAGGGCGTGGTTCCCCCATGGATTCCGGCGGCCGTTCTGCCGACGAGCCTCAACAGCGGAAGGTCCAGCTGGGTCTCAACGACGGCTCAGTGGTCGAGGTGGTCTCCGGCCTCGCCGAAGGAGAATCGATTCTTGAGTTCATCCCGGGAGCACCCGCGCAGATGTCCCCCGGATCCCAGTTCGGCTCCCCGGCCTACCCGATGGGAGGGTGA
- a CDS encoding ABC transporter permease, which translates to MTGIISALVEAWQELRINKTRILLALIGVALSVAALTSVVGLGNLAREGFKASSEQNGGRSATLGISLYGPTQADQGKLEAAYQGVIDRYKITYYTHSTQAQHAFQSPYGVQQLMLQLVDPGYGVIHRLNVSQGGWFADDDEKRLAPALVVSESFYDMAGRPNLSTNPKVQLVGTEKATAVIIGVVPDQYPQAPPAAFMLTGAADRAHVFAAGPGQFKFWVGDGQAEALKYAITADLQQQFPGMQVQVDRMDYASQGDPFATVQLAVGGIAGLVLLLGAVGMLNISMVTVRYRVREIGIRRSFGATSSRIFLGVMMETVVATAVAGIVGVMVSVAVVKHPWIQSKIAPGLTDYPAFPIEAAALGLVSAVLVGALAGAIPALVAVRIKVIDAIRF; encoded by the coding sequence ATGACCGGAATCATTTCCGCCCTCGTGGAGGCGTGGCAGGAACTGCGGATCAACAAAACACGGATCCTTCTCGCCCTGATCGGGGTGGCGCTGTCAGTGGCAGCCCTGACTTCCGTAGTCGGGCTGGGGAACCTGGCACGCGAAGGCTTCAAAGCGTCCTCCGAACAAAATGGCGGACGGTCGGCCACCCTGGGGATCAGCCTCTACGGGCCCACCCAGGCAGACCAGGGAAAACTCGAAGCCGCCTACCAGGGCGTCATCGACCGCTACAAAATCACCTACTACACCCATTCGACCCAGGCGCAACATGCGTTCCAGTCCCCCTACGGCGTGCAACAGCTAATGCTCCAGCTGGTGGATCCCGGCTACGGGGTCATCCACCGACTCAACGTGAGTCAAGGCGGCTGGTTCGCTGACGACGACGAAAAACGGCTTGCCCCGGCACTGGTCGTCTCAGAGAGCTTCTACGACATGGCCGGCCGGCCCAACCTCTCCACCAATCCAAAGGTGCAACTGGTCGGGACCGAGAAAGCCACTGCTGTGATCATCGGGGTGGTTCCCGACCAGTACCCACAGGCACCACCAGCGGCTTTCATGCTGACCGGGGCCGCAGACCGCGCCCATGTTTTCGCCGCAGGACCCGGACAGTTCAAGTTCTGGGTCGGGGACGGCCAGGCCGAAGCACTCAAATATGCCATCACCGCTGACTTGCAACAGCAATTCCCCGGCATGCAAGTCCAAGTGGACCGGATGGACTATGCCAGCCAAGGCGACCCCTTCGCGACCGTCCAGCTCGCCGTCGGCGGCATCGCCGGACTGGTCCTGCTCCTGGGCGCGGTGGGCATGCTGAACATTTCCATGGTGACCGTCAGATACCGGGTGCGCGAAATCGGCATCCGGCGAAGCTTCGGCGCGACCTCCTCACGCATCTTCCTCGGCGTCATGATGGAAACGGTAGTCGCGACGGCAGTGGCCGGCATCGTCGGAGTCATGGTCTCTGTAGCGGTCGTCAAGCATCCCTGGATTCAATCCAAGATTGCCCCCGGCCTCACCGACTACCCGGCATTCCCCATCGAAGCAGCAGCGCTCGGACTGGTCTCAGCCGTCCTCGTGGGCGCACTTGCCGGCGCAATTCCGGCCCTGGTGGCAGTTCGGATTAAGGTCATCGACGCGATCCGCTTCTAA
- a CDS encoding heavy-metal-associated domain-containing protein, whose product MCGTDTRTELPLITPEQSGCGCCSTQTAAQTPAAADGSVYELGGLTCGHCAQTVEKAVTSVDGVEAVTIELVAGGTSRLTVAGTASNASIRDAVTGAGYSFSASE is encoded by the coding sequence ATGTGCGGAACCGACACCCGAACCGAACTCCCCTTGATCACTCCGGAGCAGTCCGGCTGCGGCTGCTGCTCAACCCAGACCGCAGCACAGACGCCCGCCGCGGCTGACGGATCCGTGTACGAACTCGGGGGCCTCACCTGCGGGCACTGCGCCCAAACCGTTGAAAAAGCCGTCACCTCCGTGGATGGGGTGGAGGCTGTCACCATCGAGCTCGTCGCCGGGGGCACGTCCCGCCTGACAGTCGCCGGGACCGCCAGCAACGCTTCGATCCGGGACGCCGTGACCGGCGCCGGATACAGCTTCTCAGCCAGCGAGTAA